A window from Candidatus Methylomirabilota bacterium encodes these proteins:
- a CDS encoding CoA transferase: MLDLTDESGFLCGKILADLGADVIKVEPPEGDAARLIEPSP; encoded by the coding sequence GTGCTCGACTTGACGGACGAGTCGGGTTTTCTGTGCGGAAAGATCCTGGCCGATCTGGGCGCCGATGTCATTAAAGTTGAACCCCCTGAAGGGGATGCGGCCCGCCTGATAGAACCTTCCCC